The following nucleotide sequence is from Balearica regulorum gibbericeps isolate bBalReg1 unplaced genomic scaffold, bBalReg1.pri scaffold_108_arrow_ctg1, whole genome shotgun sequence.
ggggtgcagtgggtgggtgggggtacccatgggtggggggggaaacttggggtgctgggggggttggggtgttatgggggggggtgtctcagGGTCCTTGGGGGGGTCCCATGGGtgtgggtgtcccccccccccatttccctccacccccacccccccgaccACCATTTTGGGGTTGTCCCCGAGTTTTggagcttcccccccccccgccccatactgatttttatttggggggggcCGTGCTGtgttcctccccccccccctttccagGGCGCCATGCCGTTGGCCCGCAGCGTCTCGGTGAGCTCCCTACCGGGGCTGGAAGAGTGGGGGGGCCCCGGGGCCCCCGATAATGTCGTCCTCTTCGAAGTGGCCTGGGAGGTGGCCAATAAGGGTGAGCGATATTGgggacacgcacacacacacacacacccccccccaaaaaatgggAAACCCCCCCGGGTCCCCTCAGGCCCGTTGGAGGACCGGGCTGTCCCATCATGCTTtgcgggaggggcggggctttgcggggagggggcggagcTCCATTATGTCGGGGGGGGTCAGGCCCCAAAGGCTTCTGGGATACATGGAGGCAGGTGATGGGGGGGATGCCCCGGTGCATTGTGGGATGCACTGAGGCCTAGGGGATTGGCTGGGCCCCAGTGCAGGCTGGGAAGCCACGCCCTTCCTCAGTGCATCATGGGAAGGCATGAGGCCTAGGGTGCCATGGGTTAACGGGAGCTGCAGTGCATCATGGGAAGGCACGAGGCCTAGCGTGCCGTGGGTTAACGGGAGCTGCAGTGCATCATGGGAAGGCACGAGGCCTAGCGTGCCGTGGGTTAACGGGAGCTGCAGTGCATCATGGGAAGGCATGAGGCCTAGCGTGACGTGGGTTAACGGGAAGCCCTGGTGCATTGTGGGAGGGTGCAAGGCCTAGCGTGCCATGGGTTAACGATGGCGCGAGGCCTAGCGTGCCGTGGGTTAACGGGAGCTGCAGTGCATCATGGGAAGGCGCGAGGCCTAGCGTGCCGTGGGTTAACGGGAGCTGCAGTGCATCATGGGAAGGCACGAGGCCTAGCGTGCCGTGGGTTAACGGGAGCCCCGGTGCCCGCTGGGAATGCCGTTAGTGGGCGGGATCTACACGGTGCTGCAGACGAAGGCGCGAGTGACGGCGGACGAGTGGGGGGAGAGTTACGTGCTGGTGGGGCCCTACGTGGAGAGCAGCGTCCGCACCCaggtggagctgctggagccgCCCCAGCCCGCCCTGCGCCGCACCCTGGCCGCCATGAACGCGCAGGGCTGTAAGGTGGGCAcccatggggtggggggagcaccCATAGGGTGGGGGGAGCACCC
It contains:
- the LOC142599746 gene encoding glycogen [starch] synthase, muscle-like, encoding MVPLAPRCPRALLARTGSGAGRETREKGRGLAGLHRVCRRRPRISSNQRLGEEPQPEEGAGREGDGGREGSVRDRLRERGEGAMPLARSVSVSSLPGLEEWGGPGAPDNVVLFEVAWEVANKVGGIYTVLQTKARVTADEWGESYVLVGPYVESSVRTQVELLEPPQPALRRTLAAMNAQGCK